In Isoalcanivorax indicus, the following proteins share a genomic window:
- a CDS encoding sel1 repeat family protein: protein MYNENKNGFAVSFCNQGRLFFLVLLIGASLIIAACGVGEDSSASGEIVYPVLLHDIKNPIYELLYDDDDVVVDEKDVFIIWAHQYLSQVEVIGNDVDSENNRRHLLEQLTIKSRLGNRYAALYLAYAHSLGYVPQISNAEALEYLIQSSSLSYGDISYHIGEIYDPESPLLVSYRTESDGISRKIIKMIVSDSWNYHLSNMAASSSAKLRKESVKDFGSAFNFYHQAALGGNVRAQRRVAQMYRRGLGVVANQEMASYWDAEAAVHRYRGLTARGVEAARSAELRYAEELMEKAFGVMEEAPDID, encoded by the coding sequence ATGTACAACGAGAACAAGAACGGGTTCGCAGTATCATTTTGTAATCAAGGCCGCTTATTTTTTCTCGTTTTATTAATAGGAGCCTCTTTGATTATAGCGGCTTGCGGTGTTGGGGAAGATTCCTCTGCGTCGGGAGAGATCGTCTATCCAGTGCTGTTGCATGACATCAAGAATCCAATTTATGAATTACTTTATGACGATGATGACGTTGTTGTTGATGAAAAAGACGTTTTCATTATTTGGGCGCACCAATATCTTAGTCAGGTTGAGGTTATAGGTAATGATGTTGACAGTGAAAATAATCGGAGGCATCTTCTAGAGCAGCTTACTATAAAATCCAGATTGGGTAATAGGTATGCAGCTTTATACTTGGCATATGCGCACTCTCTGGGCTATGTGCCACAGATTAGTAATGCTGAAGCGCTCGAATATCTAATTCAATCCAGCTCTCTAAGTTACGGTGATATAAGTTACCATATCGGGGAAATATATGACCCTGAGTCCCCCCTTCTTGTATCATATAGAACAGAGTCCGATGGGATAAGCAGGAAAATAATTAAGATGATAGTTTCAGATTCCTGGAACTATCATTTATCAAACATGGCGGCATCTTCATCGGCGAAACTACGGAAAGAAAGCGTCAAAGACTTTGGTTCAGCATTTAATTTCTATCATCAGGCGGCGCTCGGTGGCAATGTTAGGGCTCAGAGGAGAGTGGCTCAGATGTATAGGAGAGGGTTGGGTGTTGTGGCGAATCAGGAAATGGCTTCTTACTGGGACGCCGAGGCAGCTGTTCATAGGTATAGGGGCCTTACAGCGAGGGGGGTGGAAGCCGCTAGAAGCGCTGAGCTTCGATATGCTGAAGAACTTATGGAGAAAGCATTCGGGGTGATGGAAGAAGCCCCTGATATTGACTAG
- a CDS encoding cytochrome b produces the protein MGLRSTDTQWGATNKLLHWALFLAVLATFVAVNVAGTYDRDTDERAWWMVMHRSFGLTAMLLMVIYLVLRPWTGRPYQHGALWQSHLSTVVHWGLMLLVIGMPIAGLLMSQFAQREVSVFGWFAIPVVLGENRDLSSMIYDAHTKVAAPLIFVLILLHIGGALWHHFLDKDNTLKRMLK, from the coding sequence ATGGGACTTCGCAGCACGGATACCCAATGGGGCGCCACCAACAAACTGCTGCACTGGGCGCTGTTTCTGGCCGTACTGGCCACCTTTGTGGCCGTTAATGTGGCTGGCACTTATGATCGCGACACCGACGAACGCGCCTGGTGGATGGTGATGCACCGCAGCTTCGGGCTGACCGCCATGCTGCTGATGGTGATCTACCTGGTGCTGCGCCCCTGGACCGGCCGCCCCTATCAGCACGGCGCCCTGTGGCAATCGCACCTGTCCACCGTGGTGCACTGGGGCCTGATGCTGCTGGTGATCGGCATGCCCATCGCCGGGCTGCTGATGTCCCAGTTTGCCCAGCGCGAAGTCAGCGTATTCGGCTGGTTCGCCATCCCGGTGGTGCTGGGGGAGAACCGCGACCTGTCCTCGATGATCTACGACGCCCACACCAAGGTGGCCGCGCCGCTGATTTTCGTGCTGATCCTGCTGCACATCGGCGGCGCCCTGTGGCATCACTTCCTGGACAAGGACAATACCCTCAAGCGCATGCTCAAGTGA
- a CDS encoding YebG family protein, protein MAVEVVYRSSRDLEQLFMDKAEADRHDKMLELAERLTSVLQQAEPSLSEEQGENLGIFMARHRTIFAKAFKSQADALDELDSSGTTPPDVT, encoded by the coding sequence ATGGCCGTCGAAGTGGTATATCGCAGCAGCCGGGATCTGGAGCAATTATTCATGGATAAAGCCGAAGCCGACCGCCATGACAAGATGCTGGAGCTGGCCGAACGGCTCACCAGTGTGTTGCAACAGGCCGAGCCGTCGCTGAGCGAGGAACAGGGGGAGAATCTGGGCATCTTTATGGCCCGTCACCGGACCATCTTTGCCAAGGCGTTCAAGAGCCAGGCGGATGCGCTGGACGAGCTGGACTCGTCCGGCACCACGCCGCCCGACGTCACTTGA
- a CDS encoding dihydrofolate reductase family protein translates to MAHVIHSINATLSGRCHHLDSLIDDTHHQYAIDLVTAADALILGARTFALFEAFWPAAANRQDLPEHTVALARAFTQTRKYVVSARPVETSWENTVHVPGPGLTNLAKTLSEVPGVAVLFGSPGLAAAMMNDGLIHDVHLLAQPLIGVEGPQAYTGLSQRVDLTLAEARPFPSGVVLLRYKVG, encoded by the coding sequence ATGGCCCATGTGATTCATTCCATCAACGCGACGCTGAGTGGGCGCTGCCACCACCTGGACAGCCTGATTGATGATACACATCACCAGTATGCGATCGACCTGGTGACCGCCGCTGATGCCCTGATTCTAGGTGCCCGCACCTTTGCCCTGTTCGAGGCGTTCTGGCCTGCGGCCGCAAACCGGCAGGATCTGCCGGAGCACACGGTCGCGCTTGCACGGGCCTTTACGCAGACCCGCAAGTATGTGGTGTCCGCCAGGCCCGTAGAGACGAGCTGGGAAAACACAGTGCATGTGCCTGGCCCGGGCCTCACCAACCTCGCGAAAACCTTGAGCGAGGTGCCAGGCGTCGCCGTGCTTTTCGGCAGCCCCGGCCTGGCCGCCGCCATGATGAATGACGGGCTGATCCATGACGTGCACCTGCTGGCCCAGCCCCTCATTGGCGTAGAGGGGCCTCAGGCGTATACCGGTTTGAGCCAACGGGTCGACCTCACATTGGCAGAGGCCAGGCCCTTCCCGTCAGGTGTTGTCCTGCTGCGCTACAAGGTGGGCTGA
- a CDS encoding DoxX family protein, producing the protein MNTTLINRVIGTDASLAGLALRIPTGIIFIAHGAQKLFGSFGGHGLEGTGQWMASIGLQPGYLMALAAGSAEFFGGIALLLGLLTRPAAVVLAFTMLVAIFAVHIGNGLFMSNNGYEFGLSLLAISVALAISGGGRASVDRLISQRLAAV; encoded by the coding sequence ATGAATACCACCCTGATCAATCGCGTTATCGGCACCGACGCCAGCCTTGCTGGCCTGGCACTGCGCATCCCCACCGGCATCATCTTTATCGCCCACGGCGCCCAGAAGCTGTTCGGCAGCTTTGGCGGCCACGGGCTGGAAGGCACCGGGCAATGGATGGCTTCGATCGGCCTGCAGCCCGGTTACCTGATGGCTCTGGCCGCTGGCAGCGCGGAGTTCTTCGGCGGTATTGCCTTGCTGCTGGGCCTGTTAACCCGCCCGGCGGCGGTCGTGCTGGCGTTCACCATGCTGGTGGCGATCTTCGCGGTACATATCGGCAACGGCCTCTTTATGAGTAACAATGGTTACGAGTTTGGCCTGTCGTTGCTGGCGATCTCGGTGGCGCTGGCCATCAGTGGTGGTGGCCGGGCCTCGGTCGACCGGTTGATCAGCCAGCGGCTTGCAGCAGTCTGA
- a CDS encoding pirin family protein: MSNVLDHAEQHCDSLAAPCSAIQLILTPKDTDLGGFSVRRLLPTARRRMVGPWIFFDHMGPAHFPAGTGINVRPHPHIGIATVTYLFEGEILHRDSLGSVQPIRPGDVNLMVTGRGMVHSERERPEVTAVNHTLNGLQLWLALPAEQEEIAPAFYHHPDSDVPQQEVDGVAVRVIMGSAYGVTSPVETFSETLYFEAHLRAGQSLLLPEAPERAVYVVSGSLQAEGTTLPEWSMTVFAEQPGIRITAKTDARIALIGGAPVGERFIDWNFVSSRRERLKQAREDWRAQRFPLVPGDEEEFIPLP, from the coding sequence ATGAGCAATGTTCTTGATCACGCTGAGCAGCACTGCGACAGCCTTGCAGCGCCGTGCAGCGCTATACAGCTGATCCTGACGCCCAAGGACACCGACCTTGGTGGTTTCTCCGTGCGGCGCCTGCTGCCCACAGCAAGGCGTCGCATGGTGGGGCCGTGGATTTTTTTCGACCACATGGGGCCGGCGCACTTTCCCGCCGGCACCGGCATCAATGTTCGCCCGCACCCGCACATCGGCATTGCCACCGTGACCTATCTTTTCGAGGGCGAAATCCTGCATCGGGATTCGTTGGGCAGCGTGCAGCCGATTCGGCCCGGCGACGTCAATCTGATGGTGACCGGGCGCGGCATGGTGCACTCGGAGCGTGAACGCCCGGAAGTGACCGCAGTGAATCACACCCTCAACGGGCTTCAGTTGTGGCTGGCGCTGCCGGCTGAACAGGAAGAGATCGCGCCGGCGTTCTACCACCACCCTGACAGCGACGTGCCACAGCAGGAGGTCGACGGCGTGGCGGTGCGCGTGATCATGGGCAGCGCTTATGGTGTGACGTCGCCGGTCGAGACCTTTTCCGAAACGCTCTACTTCGAGGCCCACCTGCGTGCCGGACAAAGCCTGTTGCTGCCGGAGGCACCGGAGCGGGCCGTCTACGTGGTCAGCGGCAGCTTGCAGGCAGAGGGCACCACCCTGCCGGAGTGGTCGATGACCGTCTTTGCCGAACAACCGGGAATCCGCATTACCGCCAAGACGGATGCGCGCATCGCACTGATTGGCGGCGCGCCGGTGGGGGAGCGTTTTATCGACTGGAATTTTGTGTCCAGCCGTCGCGAACGCCTCAAGCAGGCCAGGGAAGACTGGCGTGCGCAACGTTTTCCTCTGGTGCCGGGTGACGAGGAGGAGTTTATTCCGCTGCCATGA
- a CDS encoding NAD(P)-dependent oxidoreductase has protein sequence MNIIIFGAAGNVGRRIAHEALRRGHTVTGVVRNKEQFGSLPEHVQPCAAEVSDPAQLSRTLDGQDLIISALRPPEGHEDALVTLTRSVLDGAIAHRLRALFVGGAARLRLPGRGEETVLSAPDFLPASTRQIARACQAQYHLCLNEHRADWTYLSPAAMLQPGTRTRQYRLDTDTLVVDANGTSRISMEDFAVAMLDEAEMPQHIRRAFTLGY, from the coding sequence ATGAATATCATTATTTTTGGCGCGGCCGGAAACGTCGGCAGACGCATCGCCCATGAAGCACTGCGGCGCGGACATACCGTCACCGGTGTGGTCCGGAACAAGGAACAGTTCGGCTCGTTACCCGAGCACGTCCAGCCCTGCGCTGCAGAGGTATCAGACCCTGCGCAACTGAGCCGGACGCTTGACGGTCAGGACTTGATTATCAGTGCACTTCGCCCACCCGAAGGGCATGAAGATGCCCTGGTCACATTGACCCGCTCGGTTCTCGACGGCGCCATAGCACACCGTCTGCGCGCCCTTTTTGTTGGCGGTGCAGCGCGCTTGCGTCTTCCTGGCCGTGGCGAGGAAACCGTGCTGAGTGCGCCAGACTTCCTGCCCGCATCAACGCGGCAGATCGCTCGTGCCTGCCAAGCGCAGTACCACCTTTGCCTGAACGAACATCGCGCCGATTGGACCTACCTTTCACCCGCCGCCATGCTGCAACCGGGAACGCGCACCAGGCAGTATCGTCTTGATACCGACACGTTGGTGGTCGATGCGAACGGCACCTCGCGTATTTCAATGGAGGATTTTGCGGTAGCCATGCTGGATGAAGCGGAGATGCCACAGCATATTCGACGTGCTTTCACCCTCGGCTACTGA
- a CDS encoding DMT family transporter → MQNLQGAKLVPLLSLLSGGALLGLSTNLAKLAAEAHLSPLAFLTWSVVGAALLLMVVAAVRRDLPPVHIRALEYYGVSALVGVAGSNLIFFSAVPHVGAGFVALIISLPPLLTYVGALIWKLERFRMMRALGVAVALGGAGVLALRQYSAPDADGLWIFIALLGPILLAIGNLYRTLRWPRGVSADALAPGMLVAAAVMLLGTGLLPGFSLAVPLDRSLPLILIVVQAVVFSGMFLLLLMLQKTSGPVLLSLLGSVGAVVGVPVAIFLLGETAPDGLLLSAALIIVGVALLSLGKARSA, encoded by the coding sequence ATGCAGAACCTGCAAGGAGCGAAGCTGGTCCCGCTGCTAAGCCTTCTATCTGGCGGGGCCCTGCTGGGGCTATCCACCAATCTGGCAAAACTCGCAGCCGAGGCCCACCTGTCGCCGCTGGCGTTCCTGACCTGGTCCGTCGTCGGCGCAGCGCTGTTGTTAATGGTGGTCGCCGCTGTGCGCCGAGACCTGCCGCCCGTTCACATTCGAGCGCTGGAATACTATGGCGTTTCTGCGCTGGTGGGCGTGGCGGGCTCCAATCTGATCTTCTTTTCAGCTGTCCCCCATGTGGGCGCGGGGTTTGTTGCGTTAATCATTTCACTGCCGCCACTGTTGACCTATGTCGGCGCCCTGATCTGGAAGCTGGAGCGTTTCCGGATGATGCGCGCCCTGGGCGTAGCCGTGGCGCTGGGCGGTGCCGGCGTGCTGGCGTTACGCCAATACTCGGCGCCCGATGCGGACGGGCTATGGATATTCATTGCCCTGCTCGGGCCGATCCTGCTGGCCATCGGCAATCTTTATCGCACCCTGCGCTGGCCCAGAGGCGTATCGGCCGATGCGCTGGCTCCAGGGATGCTGGTGGCTGCCGCAGTGATGCTACTCGGGACAGGACTCTTGCCCGGTTTCTCGCTTGCGGTTCCTCTGGACCGGAGCCTGCCGCTCATCCTCATCGTCGTGCAGGCTGTGGTGTTCTCCGGGATGTTCCTGCTGCTGCTTATGCTCCAGAAAACGAGCGGCCCGGTTCTGCTGAGTCTGCTGGGCTCTGTCGGTGCGGTGGTGGGCGTCCCGGTGGCTATTTTCTTGCTCGGCGAGACCGCACCCGACGGGCTGCTCCTGAGTGCCGCCCTGATCATCGTTGGCGTTGCCCTGCTCTCGCTCGGCAAAGCTAGGTCCGCATAA
- a CDS encoding MarR family winged helix-turn-helix transcriptional regulator, whose product MDKVDGILEQWRRARPDLQVAPMGTIGRIKKLNQYLMRSMEKTWSEHGLNGASFDVLATLRRAGAPYALSPGELIEATMVTSGTMTHRVDQLEKAGLVVRTRNPEDGRGWLIALSSAGLDLIEAAVTAHVETQAKLVAVLTDDQRAQLDDLLRQFLSGFEQ is encoded by the coding sequence ATGGATAAAGTAGACGGCATTCTCGAGCAGTGGCGCCGGGCGCGCCCCGATCTTCAGGTTGCGCCCATGGGCACGATAGGGCGGATCAAGAAGCTCAATCAGTACCTGATGCGCAGCATGGAGAAGACCTGGTCCGAGCACGGGTTGAATGGCGCGAGTTTTGATGTGCTGGCCACATTGCGCCGCGCGGGCGCGCCCTACGCGTTATCGCCGGGGGAGTTGATCGAGGCGACCATGGTGACGTCCGGTACCATGACGCATCGTGTCGACCAGTTGGAGAAAGCCGGACTGGTGGTCAGGACCCGGAATCCCGAGGATGGTCGGGGTTGGCTGATTGCGCTTTCGTCAGCGGGGCTTGATCTGATCGAGGCGGCGGTGACCGCCCATGTGGAGACACAGGCGAAGCTGGTTGCCGTCCTGACGGATGACCAGCGTGCCCAACTGGACGATTTGCTCAGGCAGTTCCTGAGCGGATTCGAACAATGA
- the trmY gene encoding tRNA (pseudouridine(54)-N(1))-methyltransferase TrmY: MRTFVLRARAAPTDSQALLAQVGGEAHTEILAHTLMNSLFVAQSHRDDVVVHLVLESTRDFSRTITFAAAEMQHIGGFHEQALLAKVARALDASQGLGKEQERAVEPGIRVRTVSFEKLVKDLAEDHQLYVMDKKGDPIRDVTFAGNPCFVLTDHIPMPKKTFGSLKRLGAEKISLGPTMLFASQCVVLIHNELDLAG; this comes from the coding sequence ATGCGTACCTTCGTGCTTCGCGCCCGTGCGGCGCCCACCGACAGTCAGGCCCTGCTGGCCCAGGTGGGCGGCGAGGCGCATACGGAAATACTGGCCCATACGCTGATGAACAGCCTGTTTGTGGCACAGTCGCACCGGGACGATGTGGTGGTGCATCTGGTGCTGGAAAGCACCCGGGATTTTTCTCGCACCATCACCTTTGCGGCCGCCGAGATGCAGCATATCGGCGGCTTTCATGAGCAGGCCCTGTTGGCCAAGGTGGCGCGGGCGCTGGACGCCTCGCAGGGTCTGGGCAAGGAACAGGAACGTGCGGTGGAGCCGGGCATCCGGGTGCGCACGGTCAGCTTCGAGAAGCTGGTAAAAGATCTGGCGGAAGACCATCAGCTCTATGTGATGGACAAGAAAGGCGACCCCATTCGTGACGTCACCTTCGCTGGCAACCCCTGCTTCGTGCTCACCGATCATATCCCCATGCCGAAAAAGACCTTCGGCAGCCTGAAACGCCTCGGCGCAGAAAAGATCAGCCTGGGACCGACCATGCTGTTTGCGTCACAGTGCGTGGTGCTGATTCACAACGAGCTGGACCTGGCCGGGTAG
- a CDS encoding DUF6351 family protein yields the protein MTTTRLLIAAGTLCLLAACGGSSSINGAGPGSPPGGPGDPGGPGAGQGEIRVLSNRADLISGGDALVEVVPGSPDQLDGARVLLGSTDISDQLIRTDEGTLKGLVEGLALGPNTLRAVLGGNTVLEQQIINHPHGGPVFSGPQIQPWQCTNANAVDAQCNQPPEYSFKYVPADRLQALLTDFDPQNPGLPAAFRPFDPENPPADGDIARITTDEGVEVPFIVRQERGVQNRDRYLIMTLFQPGEPWSAVAPQPQWNRKLLIHHGGNVGVSYGMGNPPEGDIAGTAPDGAEVLLGDSITTALARGFMTLSTAQGNLGHNANLVTAAESLMMAKERIIEQYGEIRYTIGTGCSGGSITQQHVANAYPGIYQGLIVQCSYPDVWTTATQFADYHLLSNYFGLQVPEGPEGVPDLLSSALTGDVLLLQWAAFYGHLPLNPVVSDLAFFPSAAPDQASCPRLQDGVQVYDPDTAPDGLRCGLLDYMINQFGPRPSEVWTPNEALLSRGFAGIPLDNIGVQYGLGALNQGLITPDQFLAVNRDIGGLSLDIRPQPERTRADMATLRNVYRTGGINTAEHLANVPIIDLRGPDPGIAHDAFHSWQMRARLEATQGHADNHVIWYGPAPLFGDSVFTTEALLVMDLWLSEIEQDDREVSIAQRVVDNKPTFARDRCLSLSGLLGGPDGPIVPLTGNLLYPDPLLPLLDLSLLPSAPAELGVIADALTGQVCGLDPQTLPVVNDLPVISDLLGIITGILNPILEPIVTLQQTVVQTRFGTPRTVAGDDIRTLTNKCQLKPVDPADYPALVANASFLQQVEEIFPEGVCDYSQPGEGVLPTETWLHYGDSEQVIFGGEPLDERRARGSRQGWASPAFDVAL from the coding sequence ATGACAACAACAAGACTGCTGATCGCAGCAGGAACCCTGTGTTTGCTTGCCGCCTGCGGCGGCTCATCGTCCATCAACGGCGCGGGGCCCGGCAGCCCGCCGGGCGGACCGGGTGATCCGGGTGGCCCCGGTGCCGGGCAAGGCGAAATCCGCGTGCTGTCCAACCGTGCGGACCTGATCAGCGGCGGCGATGCCCTGGTGGAAGTGGTGCCAGGCTCCCCCGACCAGCTGGACGGCGCCCGCGTGCTGCTGGGCAGCACCGACATCTCCGATCAGCTGATCCGCACTGACGAGGGCACCCTCAAGGGTCTGGTGGAGGGCCTGGCGCTGGGCCCCAACACCCTGCGAGCGGTACTGGGCGGCAACACGGTGCTGGAACAGCAGATCATCAACCACCCCCACGGCGGCCCCGTCTTCTCCGGCCCACAGATCCAGCCCTGGCAATGCACCAACGCCAACGCGGTGGACGCGCAGTGCAATCAACCGCCCGAATACAGCTTCAAATACGTACCGGCCGACCGGCTGCAAGCCCTGCTCACGGATTTTGATCCGCAGAACCCCGGCTTGCCCGCCGCCTTCCGGCCCTTTGATCCCGAGAACCCGCCCGCCGACGGTGACATTGCCCGGATCACCACCGATGAGGGCGTCGAGGTCCCGTTCATCGTGCGCCAGGAGCGCGGCGTGCAGAACCGTGACCGCTACCTGATCATGACCCTGTTTCAGCCCGGCGAACCGTGGAGCGCCGTGGCGCCGCAGCCGCAATGGAACCGCAAACTGCTGATCCACCACGGTGGCAATGTCGGCGTGAGCTATGGCATGGGCAATCCGCCTGAAGGCGATATCGCTGGCACCGCCCCCGACGGCGCCGAGGTGCTGCTGGGCGACAGCATCACCACAGCCCTGGCTCGTGGCTTCATGACCCTGTCCACCGCCCAGGGCAACCTGGGCCACAACGCCAACCTGGTGACGGCGGCTGAATCACTGATGATGGCCAAGGAACGCATCATCGAGCAGTACGGCGAAATCCGTTACACCATCGGCACCGGCTGCTCCGGCGGCTCCATCACCCAGCAGCATGTGGCCAACGCCTATCCGGGCATCTACCAGGGCCTGATCGTGCAGTGCTCCTACCCGGATGTGTGGACCACCGCGACCCAGTTCGCGGACTACCACCTGCTCAGCAACTACTTCGGCCTGCAAGTGCCGGAAGGTCCTGAAGGCGTGCCCGACCTGCTGAGCTCAGCGCTGACGGGCGACGTGTTGCTGCTGCAATGGGCTGCTTTCTATGGCCATCTGCCCCTCAACCCGGTGGTGTCTGATCTGGCTTTCTTCCCCTCGGCCGCGCCGGATCAGGCGAGCTGCCCCCGCTTGCAGGACGGCGTCCAGGTGTATGACCCGGATACCGCCCCGGACGGCCTGCGCTGTGGCTTGCTGGATTACATGATCAACCAGTTCGGCCCGCGCCCCTCGGAAGTCTGGACCCCGAACGAAGCACTGCTGTCGCGCGGCTTTGCCGGCATTCCTCTGGACAATATCGGTGTGCAGTACGGCCTGGGTGCGCTCAACCAGGGCCTGATCACCCCGGACCAGTTCCTGGCAGTAAACCGTGACATCGGCGGCCTGAGCCTGGACATCCGCCCGCAGCCTGAACGCACCCGCGCCGACATGGCGACGCTGCGCAACGTCTACCGCACCGGCGGTATCAATACCGCCGAGCATCTGGCCAACGTGCCGATTATCGACCTGCGCGGCCCCGACCCCGGCATCGCCCACGACGCCTTCCATTCCTGGCAGATGCGCGCCCGCCTGGAAGCCACCCAGGGCCACGCGGATAACCATGTCATCTGGTACGGCCCCGCGCCCTTGTTCGGTGATTCGGTCTTCACCACCGAAGCCCTGCTGGTGATGGACCTGTGGCTTTCGGAAATCGAACAGGACGACCGCGAAGTGAGCATCGCCCAGCGCGTGGTGGACAACAAACCCACCTTCGCCCGCGACCGCTGCCTGTCCTTGTCCGGCCTGCTCGGTGGCCCGGATGGCCCCATCGTGCCGCTGACCGGCAACCTGCTGTACCCCGATCCCCTGTTGCCACTGCTGGACCTGTCGCTGCTGCCCTCGGCCCCGGCAGAACTCGGCGTGATCGCCGACGCCCTGACCGGCCAGGTGTGCGGCCTCGACCCGCAGACCCTGCCAGTGGTGAATGACCTGCCGGTAATCAGCGACCTGCTGGGCATTATCACGGGCATCCTCAACCCGATCCTCGAGCCCATCGTGACCCTGCAACAGACCGTGGTGCAGACCCGCTTTGGCACCCCGCGCACCGTGGCGGGGGACGACATCCGCACCCTGACCAACAAGTGCCAACTCAAACCCGTGGACCCGGCGGATTATCCCGCACTGGTGGCCAACGCCAGCTTCCTGCAACAGGTGGAAGAGATCTTCCCCGAAGGCGTCTGCGACTACAGCCAACCGGGCGAGGGCGTACTGCCTACAGAAACCTGGCTGCACTACGGCGACAGCGAACAGGTGATCTTCGGCGGTGAGCCGCTGGACGAACGCCGTGCCCGCGGCTCTCGCCAGGGCTGGGCGTCACCGGCATTCGACGTCGCCCTCTGA
- a CDS encoding CopG family ribbon-helix-helix protein, producing MGVTTVRLQAEVEQQLEAIASRLQRSKGWVINEALSEYIQKQALEQARWQQTLEAMASAAQGKVAEASDVHDWLSSWGTDNEQDAPESGR from the coding sequence ATGGGCGTGACAACGGTTCGCCTTCAGGCCGAGGTTGAACAACAGCTGGAAGCCATCGCCAGCCGACTCCAGCGCAGCAAAGGCTGGGTGATCAACGAGGCACTTTCCGAGTACATCCAGAAGCAGGCGCTGGAGCAGGCGCGCTGGCAGCAAACCCTGGAGGCCATGGCGTCAGCTGCCCAGGGCAAAGTCGCGGAGGCCTCGGATGTGCATGACTGGCTCAGCAGCTGGGGCACGGACAACGAGCAGGACGCCCCGGAGTCTGGCCGGTGA
- a CDS encoding type II toxin-antitoxin system RelE/ParE family toxin, with protein MKLVYTDDAISDLKRLRAFIAEHNPQAAMSVARELISRVEALRQFPRMGVPVEMAPDPDTVRDMAFGRYVVRYAVHSSVIIILRIWHGLEGER; from the coding sequence GTGAAGCTGGTTTATACCGATGACGCTATCTCCGATCTAAAGCGCCTCAGAGCCTTCATAGCAGAACACAACCCTCAGGCGGCCATGAGCGTCGCCAGGGAACTGATCAGCCGGGTCGAGGCGCTGCGCCAGTTCCCGCGTATGGGTGTGCCGGTTGAAATGGCTCCCGATCCTGACACGGTGCGGGACATGGCGTTTGGCCGGTATGTGGTGCGCTATGCCGTCCACTCCAGTGTCATCATCATTCTGCGGATATGGCATGGGCTGGAGGGTGAGCGGTAA
- a CDS encoding PadR family transcriptional regulator — protein MSPSDKQTRTRQTPDYSDPRYWQGTIKMSLSKFFVLSVLHRKPMHGYEVVHAVEQSTNGCCSPSEGTVYPVLNEFEAGGYLSSAAEVVQGRARKVYTLTDKGREAFQVAVEAWLDATDCIVASKLAAEEGQGA, from the coding sequence ATGAGCCCATCGGACAAACAAACACGCACCCGGCAGACACCGGATTACAGTGATCCCCGCTACTGGCAGGGGACCATCAAGATGTCGTTGTCCAAGTTCTTTGTGCTCAGTGTGCTGCACCGCAAGCCCATGCATGGCTATGAAGTGGTGCATGCCGTGGAGCAAAGCACCAACGGCTGCTGCAGCCCGTCCGAGGGCACCGTGTACCCGGTGCTGAATGAGTTTGAAGCCGGGGGCTATCTGTCTTCCGCCGCCGAGGTGGTGCAGGGCCGCGCCAGAAAAGTCTACACCCTGACCGACAAAGGCCGCGAAGCATTCCAGGTGGCCGTTGAGGCCTGGCTGGATGCGACGGATTGCATCGTTGCGAGCAAGCTGGCGGCGGAAGAGGGGCAGGGGGCATGA